From a single Nicotiana tomentosiformis chromosome 2, ASM39032v3, whole genome shotgun sequence genomic region:
- the LOC104113365 gene encoding pentatricopeptide repeat-containing protein At4g13650-like has product MILRSPAFHLCNNIRKQAKLSNKIYYHVRTTHSYLVKYPENNLAYCTNPSFKDKYYDSNNVNLDFLPQLHQNGFLRDQFSLNQIISTCAKWGLFTVGIQTHCQIIKMGFDSNVFISTALVDMYGKCGVITVAQQLFGEMPERNVVTWNALISGYLDSHYPENAIVMFLEMLREGITPTPSSVSAVLVGCTLLEACELGAQLHALSWKAGFALHLVVGTVLIDMYSKCLDLETSRRVFNQMPERNVITWTSMITGYAQKQCPFQAMTLFKEMLKLGIRPNYVTYTSLLSSFSCPDYLVHCEQVHCHVIQQGFNTNHYLVVTLLSVHSECSCTLEDFQKLWSDIIKWDEISWNAVIAGFSNLGVGGEAFTCFTRMKRAGFTVDHYTFASILKAIGNISGLEEGMQTHCLALKTGYTFEVFIQNGLLSMYTRCGKLEDAERIFSSMEERDLISWNSLLTGCAHHGYGRDVMVMFEEMRRCGIKPDLTTFLTVLSACRHAGLLDKGIKYFDLMKNDNSLPPPKLEHYACIVDLYGRAGHLLEAEAFINNMPIKPGPSVFKSLLSACQLHGNKELAVISAKKLVELCPNDPATYILLANVLASEGDWNDAEGQRKLMLDRGLSKKPGYSWL; this is encoded by the coding sequence ATGATTTTAAGATCACCTGCATTTCACCTGTGCAACAACATACGAAAACAAGCAAAATTATCCAACAAAATCTATTACCACGTTAGAACAACACATAGCTACCTCGTGAAATACCCAGAAAATAATCTTGCTTACTGTACCAACCCAAGCTTCAAAGACAAATATTACGACTCAAATAACGTTAATTTAGATTTCTTACCTCAGTTACATCAAAATGGTTTTCTACGTGACCAATTTAGCCTCAATCAAATCATCTCCACTTGTGCAAAGTGGGGTCTTTTCACTGTTGGGATTCAAACCCATTGTCAGATTATCAAAATGGGTTTCGATTCAAATGTATTTATCAGCACTGCTCTTGTGGATATGTATGGAAAATGCGGTGTTATAACAGTAGCGCAGCAACTGTTCGGTGAAATGCCTGAAAGAAACGTGGTAACTTGGAATGCTTTGATTTCGGGTTATTTAGACAGCCATTACCCTGAAAATGCTATTGTAATGTTTCTTGAAATGTTAAGAGAGGGTATTACTCCAACCCCTTCTAGTGTTTCAGCTGTTTTGGTTGGTTGTACTCTGTTAGAAGCATGTGAACTTGGGGCTCAGTTACATGCTTTGAGTTGGAAAGCTGGTTTTGCTTTGCATCTTGTTGTAGGGACAGTTTTGATTGATATGTATTCAAAATGTCTCGATCTTGAGACTTCGAGGAGAGTTTTCAATCAAATGCCTGAAAGGAATGTTATTACTTGGACCTCCATGATTACTGGTTATGCCCAAAAGCAGTGCCCTTTCCAGGCTATGACTTTGTTCAAGGAAATGTTGAAGTTGGGAATTCGACCGAATTATGTTACGTACACTAGTTTGTTGAGCTCATTTTCTTGCCCAGATTACTTGGTTCATTGTGAGCAAGTCCACTGTCATGTAATTCAGCAAGGTTTTAACACTAACCACTACTTGGTGGTAACACTGTTGTCTGTTCACTCAGAGTGTAGTTGTACCTTGGAAGATTTTCAAAAGTTGTGGTCTGACATTATAAAATGGGATGAAATCTCTTGGAATGCCGTCATTGCTGGTTTCTCTAATTTAGGAGTCGGTGGAGAAGCCTTCACATGCTTTACTAGAATGAAGCGGGCGGGCTTTACTGTTGACCATTACACTTTTGCAAGCATCTTGAAAGCTATTGGGAACATTTCGGGCCTAGAGGAGGGAATGCAGACCCATTGTCTAGCTCTGAAAACAGGATATACTTTTGAAGTTTTCATACAAAACGGGCTTCTTTCCATGTATACAAGATGTGGTAAACTTGAAGATGCTGAGAGAATATTCTCATCAATGGAGGAAAGAGACCTCATATCGTGGAACTCGCTTCTTACAGGCTGTGCTCATCATGGTTATGGTAGGGATGTGATGGTCATGTTTGAAGAAATGAGGAGATGTGGTATTAAACCAGATCTAACCACATTCCTCACTGTACTTTCAGCATGTAGACATGCTGGCCTGCTCGACAAAGGGATTAAATATTTTGATTTGATGAAGAATGACAATTCTCTACCACCACCAAAGCTAGAGCATTATGCTTGCATAGTCGACCTTTATGGCCGCGCTGGTCATCTGCTTGAAGCAGAGGCCTTTATTAACAATATGCCAATAAAGCCAGGACCTTCGGTTTTTAAAAGCCTATTAAGTGCTTGCCAACTTCATGGTAACAAGGAACTTGCCGTGATTTCTGCCAAGAAGCTTGTTGAACTATGCCCTAACGATCCTGCAACGTACATATTGCTAGCAAATGTGCTAGCATCGGAAGGGGATTGGAATGATGCAGAGGGACAGCGCAAGCTTATGTTGGATAGAGGTTTGAGTAAGAAACCTGGTTATAGCTGGCTATGA
- the LOC104121445 gene encoding pentatricopeptide repeat-containing protein At5g59600, whose translation MVIGAKVMTRVSTNPIVYHSFNCTSDVYTKLLEAYAQIGALQSGKTLHAHLVINGLAQKTHFASKLIAFYAKRKQLPHARKLFDQIPESNIRRWIVLIGAYARHGFYEEAMSVFSEMQREGVKPNKFVLPSVLKACGRFSDFRTGAILHGVILKNEFEFDSYVVSALIDMYSKCGKVEKAKRVFYGMVDKDLVAMNALVSGYLQYGIVNDALVLVEEMKIQGMKPNVVTYNTLIAGFSQEDDQVLVCKVIELMHDDGLELDVVSWTSIISGLVQNFHNREAFGMFKRMLDVGLCPTSATVSSILPACATVADLMLGREIHGYTMVTGIEKDVYVKSALIDMYAKCGLISEAKELFSKTSERNSVTWNSMIFGYANHGYCSEAIELFNQMLREEERKPDHLTFTAALTACSHAGMVQYGESLFKMMQDKYAIKPRLEHFACMVDLLGRAGKLDEAYNLIQSMPIEPDLFVWGAFLGACRQHGNMDLAEIAAKQLAKLEPESAGSSVLLSSLYADASKWANVAKLKRVIKKKKLKKFPGCSWVEVA comes from the coding sequence ATGGTCATTGGAGCCAAAGTGATGACCAGGGTCTCTACGAACCCCATTGTTTATCATTCCTTCAATTGCACATCCGACGTATACACGAAACTCCTCGAAGCCTACGCTCAAATTGGCGCCCTCCAATCAGGCAAAACATTACATGCACATTTGGTTATCAATGGATTGGCTCAAAAAACCCATTTTGCCTCCAAGCTCATTGCTTTTTATGCCAAACGTAAACAGTTACCCCATGCACGTAAACTGTTCGACCAAATTCCCGAATCAAATATTCGCCGTTGGATTGTTCTCATCGGAGCCTATGCTCGACATGGGTTTTATGAGGAAGCAATGAGTGTTTTCTCTGAGATGCAAAGGGAAGGAGTGAAGCCTAATAAGTTTGTTCTTCCCAGTGTTCTCAAAGCCTGCGGACGTTTCAGTGATTTTCGGACGGGGGCGATATTACATGGTGTGATTCTGAAGAATGAGTTTGAATTTGACTCATATGTAGTTAGTGCATTGATAGATATGTATTCAAAGTGTGGTAAAGTTGAGAAGGCGAAAAGGgtattttatggtatggtggataAAGATTTGGTGGCAATGAATGCTTTGGTTTCGGGTTATCTTCAATATGGGATTGTCAATGACGCGTTGGTATTAGTTGAGGAGATGAAAATTCAAGGAATGAAGCCTAATGTGGTGACATATAACACTCTGATCGCGGGATTTTCACAAGAAGATGATCAGGTTCTGGTTTGTAAAGTTATTGAACTGATGCATGATGATGGTCTTGAGCTAGATGTAGTTTCTTGGACTAGTATTATTTCTGGGCTTGTGCAGAATTTTCATAACAGGGAAGCTTTTGGTATGTTTAAGCGAATGTTGGATGTTGGGTTGTGCCCAACTTCAGCTACAGTCAGTAGTATATTGCCTGCTTGTGCAACTGTTGCAGACTTGATGCTTGGTAGGGAGATACATGGTTATACAATGGTGACAGGGATTGAGAAGGATGTATATGTGAAAAGTGCTCTCATAGATATGTATGCAAAATGTGGACTTATATCTGAAGCAAAGGAATTGTTTTCCAAGACATCTGAAAGAAATAGTGTGACGTGGAATTCGATGATTTTTGGCTATGCAAATCATGGGTATTGCAGTGAAGCAATTGAGCTATTCAATCAAATGTTAAGAGAGGAAGAAAGGAAACCAGATCACTTGACTTTCACAGCAGCTCTCACTGCTTGTAGTCATGCTGGAATGGTTCAGTATGGAGAAAGTTTATTCAAAATGATGCAGGATAAATACGCGATTAAGCCAAGATTGGAGCATTTCGCGTGTATGGTGGATCTTTTAGGAAGAGCAGGGAAACTTGATGAGGCCTACAATTTGATTCAGAGCATGCCAATTGAACCTGATTTATTTGTTTGGGGAGCATTTTTAGGAGCATGTAGGCAGCATGGAAATATGGATTTAGCAGAGATTGCAGCTAAACAACTGGCTAAACTTGAACCTGAGAGTGCTGGAAGTAGTGTGTTGCTATCAAGTTTATATGCTGATGCAAGTAAGTGGGCAAATGTTGCAAAGTTGAAAAGGGTGATCAAGAAGAAGAAGCTGAAAAAGTTTCCTGGCTGTAGTTGGGTAGAAGTTGCATAA